The Carassius carassius chromosome 32, fCarCar2.1, whole genome shotgun sequence DNA window tccgactctctaaccattaggccacgacttccttaaCATAGGGCAGTAATAAGGGTCTGTGTGTGTAATGTAATTCAGCGTGTTTTAGATGTGAGTTTTAGATAATTTTGTCTGATCCTGTCTGTGTGCAAACTGAAAGTCCTTTGCCTTGATGTCAGGTGTAACTGCAAACATTTGATCTTGAATTATAGATCAAGAGCAAGATGTTAAGTTCTCTTTACTTGTCTGATTAGTTAATAgcttaaagcccctttcacactgccattccggcaaatacacgggtaaagtgttccggcaattgttcccgggtcgctagattttgcactttcacactgccagtgatgacccaggatatgtgcgtgctttcacacacaacccgtaaatatcccgtaaagacacgtgacatcagggcgtgacgtgtaatgtacgagtcgaaaacattaggcacgttatactttcaatgaagcaagcgaacgatctctgggcgcgtcatcacttcgacacggcattagatctggcttttgttcacactgccctcgtcccgggttgaacccggcaatgttactaggtccccgacctggggttcaatgccggaatcaatcccgggacgtggttgctttcacacagaaggcgacctggCAATGTTCCTTCAATATTCCGgttccgacgtgcagtgtgaaaggggctttaataGTGGGATCATGTTAATGAAGTGACTACAGTTCACAATGTAAATTAAGTCAGCACATACTGGTCATTAGGTTTGTTAATTGAAACTAATTCAGCTCAGAACATTGATCACATTTCAGACATTCTTTGAACTGAGGTTACACACAGCCACTGATAAGAAAGTGTCCAATGTGTGTTTGTTAGAAACTCTGCACTTTAGCACTAAGGCTTCAGAATCAGCAGAATTTAGGAACTGTTGATTGCATGAATGTACTCGGATACAAGTACTACTGATTGTGCACAGACCTTTGGAGTCAGTGACTGAGAAGTTGAAGATGGTGAGCTGTAGAGGGTGATTCAAGAAACCAGGGGTGTGTAAAGCGAGTGTTAGTTTATTCTGTTGGATTTATTGTCACTGATTGGATTAGGGACATgcaaaactacatattttcaaaaCCAGCTTGCTTGACTGACTAGTCAATTAATGATTCCTAAAGatatagtcaagtcacctttatatagcacttttaacaatacagattgtgtcaaagcatctGTACagcattaaatatgaaaatagtttgtcagtaatgcaaaaaaagcagttcatcattgaaatcagtgatgtcatcatccagctcagttcagtttaaatagtatctgtgcaatcaagtcgatgatatcgctaGAAATTAAGTAGTCCATATAATAAGTAGTCCAAATAGTCCACCTAAATATGaagtcatgatttactcaccctcctgttTTTTCAAacctttaagactttttttttcttctggagagcataaaatattttgaagaacactGAAATCAAACCACTTTGAAACCCACTGTCTTCCATTGTATGGACCAAAAAtacagacatttctcaaaataactTCTTGCACAAAAGAAAatgagtcatacaggtttggaatgattcaAGCTTAGATGAATGATGACATTTTTTCGGTGgcctatccctttaaggaaactCTGTGTTGTTAGGTTGGTTTTTGGTGTTTACATCACAAACACTTCAATGGATTGCAACAGAATGGAAAACTAAGCAGGGGAACGGTTAAAAgtcccataaataaataaatctaaaacttACAAGATGACCCATTCTTAGTGCAcagtcagaataatttttttagattacttctttaaagtgatagttcacccaaaaattatttattattattattattattctgtataAGTTTGTTTCTTATGGTGAAcacagaagatattctgaagaacaaaacatttttggtccccattgacttccatagtatggaaataaATACTGTAGTGTAGAAGTCAATGTAGACCATCGACTGATGTTTGATTACCAGCTTTCTTCAAaatataggtgcatctcaataaattagaatgttgtggaaaagttcatttatttcagtaattcaactcaagtttaattctttggttcttttaattgtgatgatttcgactcacattttacaaaaacccaccaaatctcAACAGAttaaaatatggtgacatgccaatcagttaatcaactcaaaacacatgcaatggttttctgagccttcaaaatggtctctcagtttggttcactagactacacaatcatggggaagactgctgatctgacagttgtccagaaaacaatcattgacacccttcacaaggagagtaagccacAAAACATTCATTCCCAAAGAAgcaggctgttcacagagtgctgtatccaagcatgttaaaagagagttcagtggaaggaaaaagtgaggaagaaaaagatgcacaaccaaccaagagaaccgcagccttatgaggattgtcaagcaaaatcaattcaagaattcaCCAGGAATGGACTTTGGAgtacaatgtcatctgctggtgttgctccatcgtgttttttgaaaaccaaagtcactgcacctgtttactaagaacttttggagcacttcatgcttccttctgctgaccagctttttgaagttgctgatttcattttccagcaggattcgACCCCTACCcatactgccaaaagcaccaaaagttggttaaatgaccatagtgttgttgtgcttgactggccagcaaactcaccagacctgatcCCCatggagaatctatgggctattgtcaagaggaaaacgAGAAacaaggccactgtcaaagaaacctgggctttcacACCacatcagcagtgccacaaactaatcacctccatgccacgccgaattgaggcagtaattaaagcaaaaggagcccctacctagtattgtactgtaaatgaacatactttccagaaggccaacaattcactaaaaatgtttattgGTCTTATGTAGTATTCTTATTtgttagtgaattggtgggtttttgttaagtttgagccaaaatcataacaattaaaagaaccaaagacttcaacttgagttgaattactcaaatacatttttttattacttttccacaacattctaatttattgaggtgCACCtgtatcttcttttatgtacaaaataagaaagaaactcatacaggtttggaacgaaatgagggtgagtaaattacggcaaatttttgtttgaactatccctttaacatttatCTGTGTGTTTTTACATTAACATGTGTAATCTTGTTTGTTTCTGCAGGTATGCCAGGCTCCAGGTACGTTGGTGTTGAGGGTTGGAGCAGTAAGCAGGTCGCTGGCTGGCTCAGAGATCAGGGGTTTCGTGAATATGTGGATCTCCTGTGCTCTAAGCACCGTTTGGATGGTGCCAGTCTGCTTTGTCTTACTGAGACTGACCTGCGATCTCCTCCACTGGAGCTCAAGGTGCTGGGTGATATCAAGAGATTGATGCTGGCTGTGCGGAGGCTACAGAGACAACACACAGCCCTCACACAGTCCAGGTCAGAGGTCAGTGCATTGTCTCTCATACACCCTGAAGGATCAGACCGTGTCATCTCTAATGGCTTCGCAGAGCGAGGGTCAGGAGACCATCAACACTGTAATGGGGGGGTCACTACAGTTGGTGGGGAACATAGTTACTCGAATGGCAAGCGTAAACAGTATTGTGTTCGGTTGGACCCGGAGTACTGGAAGACGGCACTCAGCACAATTTACGCCATGTTGGTGTGCGGAGTGACATCATTCGTCATGGTACTAGTGCATGAGCGGGTTCCTGACATGAGGACATACCCACCACTTCCGGACATATTTCTAGACAGGTGAGTTATATCTGAATGGGTGGTGTGGGAATATTTCAGAAAAGGTGTGTTATATTACTTCACCAGTTCACATAGAGTTGGGTGATGTattgaaaataacattttaggTGATAAGCACCATCACAGTGATTACAATGcacaattagattttttatttaattatgaatacatttgaatgcatatatatttttaattgtgctcaTTTAAAACTTACCTCAGTGCAAGTCTGTCCGAaagtgaattttcattttagtaaatttatgctgtactgtatatgtgaaaGGATAATATATAACACAATTTacgtaaatatatgtaatatactaTGAACTGATACAACAGTTTTTTctttataataagaataataatgattaatttaCCCCTTGTAAATGGTTTAATCCTTGTagtgaacattttgaaaatacaaCAGATATCTGCATATTAAAAGCACCACCCAACTTTGCTTGTTTTTGttcacaattcagtttttttttctttttcagtaatCTTTTCTTGTGGTTTTGtagtgttaataaaaaaattatgactcTTGTTATTTATGTGTCAGTGTTCCCAGAATTCCCTGGGCCTTCGCCATGGCTGAAGCATGTGCAGTGGTGTTGGGTTCCATATTAATGCTGGTGTTGTTGATGCACAAACacaggtaaacacacacaaacaaagtcaAAATGCAACCCAGCACAAGAGAGATTCAAAAAATTGCTATGGCCTCAAGACTTTGTTAATGTTGTGTAATTGTAATATTCTCAAAgacaattcatttattttttagaaagtgctggtatttaattaaaatgctttattattaaaaaatcctGTGTGTGGTACAACAGTGAATTACATACTgtgatattattattgttatgcaTTGCTCATTTTCCATTgctctgtctttctctgtgtgtgctaCTGTAGGTCCATTTTGTTTCGCAGGCTGTGTAATTTGACAGGCACTGTGTTCTTGCTCCGCTGTGTCACAATGTTTGTTACTTCGCTGTCTGTACCTGGTCATCATCTGCAGTGTTCAGGCAAGGtgaggtgcacacacacagacacaccatcTGTCTTTCTCAGTTTTTGTCTTGGAGGTGCATCTGCGTTGGGCAATGAATAAGACATATTTTACTGTAGGTATTCCCTCAATATTCTTGTACATTTCATGCAAATCAAATCTTTTTGAACAAAATTAGAGTTGAATTATGTCACATTACGTTGCATTATCAATGCCCACATAAAGGAGATTAATTCCAGATTGCAAATAGGAAAAAGATTGTAAATGTGATATTTTAGaacttgtaaattttttttttttaaagttattagaTTGGCCTAAATAAAAATTATCAATCTCaggagttttttttatattgacagATTAAGACgatataaaacatatacaataagATTTTTCACAAATCTTTTTGAAGATATGTAGAAACAATCCTTCTTGATTATATCATCGTCTTCTAGTACAGTAATGTCATTGgcaagcaaccacccagaacactctAGCATTGTGTTTTGCACAGGCAAAATACCACCATATatcagcatacacacacacacacacacacatatatatatatatatgcataaaatatatataaaatgttaataatatattttaattagtttttatatcATTATAAAATATTGGAATGTTTTTAATTA harbors:
- the samd8 gene encoding sphingomyelin synthase-related protein 1, which gives rise to MWLEITRLGSRALWRGFLTQLDNLNNHTDKQGMPGSRYVGVEGWSSKQVAGWLRDQGFREYVDLLCSKHRLDGASLLCLTETDLRSPPLELKVLGDIKRLMLAVRRLQRQHTALTQSRSEVSALSLIHPEGSDRVISNGFAERGSGDHQHCNGGVTTVGGEHSYSNGKRKQYCVRLDPEYWKTALSTIYAMLVCGVTSFVMVLVHERVPDMRTYPPLPDIFLDSVPRIPWAFAMAEACAVVLGSILMLVLLMHKHRSILFRRLCNLTGTVFLLRCVTMFVTSLSVPGHHLQCSGKMYGDAWAKVQRALEIWSGLGMSLTGVHTCGDYMFSGHTVVLTMLNFFVTEYTPRNWNFIHTMSWVLNLFGIFFILAAHEHYSIDVFIAFYITTRLFLYYHTLANTQAYQHSRRARIWFPLFSFFECNVTGPVPNEYGWPFSKPSFMRMLLG